In Rutidosis leptorrhynchoides isolate AG116_Rl617_1_P2 chromosome 6, CSIRO_AGI_Rlap_v1, whole genome shotgun sequence, the DNA window ATCTTTTGTTGATTGATTGGGGGTATTTGATGGTGTGATGAATATTTTTTAATTGTCACATTTCTTTGAGGCTTTCTGTTTTATAGTTGATTGAATTGAAATGTGATAAGTGGTGGACAATGAATTGATATAAATTGACTAGTTTAGTGTATAAGAACTTATAAGGTAGTTTTTGACTGTATTCAATGAAATGCTGATCTTTATTGATCCAGTTGTTGTGTTTATTAAATGAATTCTTGATTTTGATTCCAAATCTAATCCTTTTGATTAATTTAAAGTTTTTAAATTTGATTATTATATAATGTATGTATCCACTATCAAAATGGGATTATTAATCTTTGGCACCCTGATATCCTTACAAAAGGACTTAAGTTCGAATCTTGTAGTAGTTAGGGACGGGTTGGAAACGGCCACCCACAGAGTAATCCGTCTAGGCTGAGTACATTGGATTATAGAGTATGAGTTCGGAATACTCGCCTCCCTAATAACCCAAACGGGAAAAACCTTATAACTTCAAATTTAACCGTATGTTAATGATCTTGAATTAGCTAGACTTCATTTTAACTAATTATGATGATTTTATTATTTGATTAGGGAACATAAAACACGATGAGGGGAGGACTATGGCAACTAGGGCAATCAATCACTCGTCGCCTTGGTCAATCCGATAAGAAGACCATTGCCCGTAGATGCTACGCATCAGAAGCTGACCCCAAGAAAACCGTCTTGTACGATTTCCATGTCGCCCATGGTGGAAAGATGGTTCCTTTTGCTGGTTGGAGTATGCCAATTCAGTACAAAGATTCAATCATGGAATCCACTTTAAACTGCAGGGAAAACGGTAGTCTTTTTGATGTTTCACATATGTGTGGGTTAAGTTTAAAAGGGAAAGATAGTGTTGCGTTTCTTGAAAAGCTCGTTGTTGCTGACGTGGCGTCACTTGCTCCTGGTACTGGTTCGCTGACCGTTTTCACAAATGAAAAAGGTGGAGCGATTGATGATTCGGTGATCACTAAAGTTACTGATGATCATATTTATTTGGTTGTTAATGCGGGGTGTAGAGATAAGGATTTGGCTCATATTGAAGAGCATATGAAGGCGTTTAAAGCTAAAGGTGGAGATGTAAGCTGGCATATTTATGATGAGAGGTCCCTTTTGGCTCTCCAGGTTAGAATTATAACTCGAGAAATAAATTTTCCTACAACATGTAATGATCATTATTAAGTAGTCGCGCGATTAGATTACTAATTAACGTGTTGTGATATATAGATTGTGTTACCTTTCAGTATTACAATTTGTTTTTGTGGTTCAGGGTCCTCTTGCAGGTTCAACTCTTCAGTACTTGACAAAAGAGGATTTGAGTAAAATGTACTTTGGGGAGTTCCGTATTATCGATATCAATGGCTCCAAGTGCTTTCTAACTAGAACTGGGTACGTCGCTAAATATTTACATTTAGTTCGATGAAATGTTATCCAAGGGTGCAAAAATCGCTATTTGGGGAGTACTCGGTTGGGACTATTGAGGGAGTAATCGGAAATTCGAGGAGTAATCGGGTTGAATTTTTTGTACATTTAAGTAATAAGATTCAaaattttatgtataaatatacaATAAATCCATAACATAAACATAAATGTTAATATAATTGTCTAGAAATAGAAACATAAACATAATCTTCatttgttcaaaaactctaaatttctGATTCAATTTCATTTTAAAATGTTGACCGATATTGACTTTGATAGATTTTGACCAACTAAATTCGACCTTGACCAACTAAACTTAATTTTGACCCATTGACCATCGTTGACCAATTAATTACTCGAATTCTGGGCCGGTTCTTGATAAGGAGTAATCGGGGAGTTTTACAACTTTGATGTTATCTCACAACTTCTAACATGCCTTTTCAATTCTGACTATTTTGACCtagtatattatattgataattagtattagtatttgtcA includes these proteins:
- the LOC139851825 gene encoding aminomethyltransferase, mitochondrial, which translates into the protein MRGGLWQLGQSITRRLGQSDKKTIARRCYASEADPKKTVLYDFHVAHGGKMVPFAGWSMPIQYKDSIMESTLNCRENGSLFDVSHMCGLSLKGKDSVAFLEKLVVADVASLAPGTGSLTVFTNEKGGAIDDSVITKVTDDHIYLVVNAGCRDKDLAHIEEHMKAFKAKGGDVSWHIYDERSLLALQGPLAGSTLQYLTKEDLSKMYFGEFRIIDINGSKCFLTRTGYTGEDGFEISVPSENAVDLAKAILEKSEGKVRLTGLGARDSLRLEAGLCLYGNDMEQHITPVEAGLTWAIGKRRRAEGGFLGADVILKQIVDGPAIRRVGIFSAGPPARSHSEIQNESGENIGEVTSGGFSPCLKKNIAMGYVKSGLHKPGTKLKIAIRGKTYEGSITKMPFVATRYYKPT